Proteins encoded within one genomic window of Saccharopolyspora pogona:
- a CDS encoding Imm1 family immunity protein, whose amino-acid sequence MTIQAQYWAYEPDQPPAEHVAELATPEQVREFVTLLSSDQVSDALLTHTQRPRMETLIPDEDDPDAFLTVPDHSVIAGVHGDRGALSYQGNDGHGTEPVHLYSHGDGPERPVLYETDEFPPHCEVTIDAIAEALIAFLRTAKRPATLTWQPAHDCARQ is encoded by the coding sequence GTGACGATCCAAGCCCAGTACTGGGCCTACGAACCCGACCAGCCGCCCGCCGAGCACGTCGCCGAGCTGGCCACACCCGAGCAGGTGCGCGAGTTCGTGACGCTGCTGTCCAGCGACCAGGTCAGCGACGCCCTGCTCACCCATACCCAGCGCCCCCGGATGGAGACGCTGATCCCGGACGAGGACGACCCCGATGCGTTCCTGACCGTGCCGGACCACTCCGTGATCGCCGGCGTCCACGGTGACCGCGGCGCGCTGTCCTACCAGGGCAACGACGGCCACGGCACTGAGCCGGTACACCTCTACAGCCACGGAGACGGTCCCGAGCGGCCCGTGTTGTACGAAACCGACGAATTCCCCCCGCACTGCGAAGTCACCATCGACGCGATCGCGGAGGCGTTGATCGCGTTCCTGCGGACCGCCAAGCGTCCGGCCACGCTGACCTGGCAACCCGCACACGACTGCGCCCGCCAGTGA